The genomic region TACTTGAACAACTGAAATTTGTATTCTTAACCAAGCATATGTTATTGTGAATCATTAATCATACAGAAACTGGCTGCCAGTACCAGTGATGTGGGAGAATGTTTGCTCCCTGGTGACAACAATACTGATTGGTTAAGTTTCAATGGTGAAGGTCCTTCTGTGATTTTCGAAGTCCCTAAAGTGAAAGGGCATAATTTGAAGGCAGTGACATTGTGCATTGTTTATTCCTCCCCAGATATCATGACATATGAAGGCCTAATTCTTAAAAATCTGTCGATCATTAATCACACAAAGATCACTCCTTATCTATATGAGGGAGACACCTTGCTTTCACTTAGAGATGAAGATTGGCAGAGTGTTATATCAAATCTTGAAGCTGGTGACAAAGTTCAGGTGGTTGTTGTTTTGGGGGATGGAATCATTGCGAAGAACACTGCAGTTTACCTCATTCATGATGAGTTGATCGACCAAAACATTGATGAATGCCAAGAAGATGTCATTGTGAATAGCATGGTTGTTGGTAAGAAAGAAGATGCTTCTAATGTTGATGATATGAGAGATAAGAGTTTCAGTGTCCCTGCTGTTGATGCTACACCTGCAATCAGTAATAAGATTCCTGTTTCCGGCACAGATAAAAAAGTAAGTGTCATGGATGTAAGTTTGTTACGTTCTATTTTATGATATAAGCATAATTGTTATCATTTTGGTTGTTGTAGTTCAAGTTGTTGGACAAATTGAATTGCTTCAACTGCAACagagcaaaattgtaacaagttAAGATCTAATTTTCAAGGTATGATGGCCTTCCTATGCTGCTTTACTTCCCAGTTAGGCAAGCCCCTAGCCGAGCCTGGGTTCTCCTTGCCTCATAGCCCTGCTGCGCATACAGCACGGTTCTTGTATCATGGATTTTCGCTACGAATCTAACAACAAGTAAATAAACAAGCTGTAGTTTAAAATGAGAACGAtaatgatgatttcaggtatctTATCACCTTCTCTATCCAGATGGAGCTCGTTACTTGTGTCTTGGCCTTCATGAATCTAATTCAGAAAAGACTTAATGTGGGTTGTGCTTATTTGACTATTTGATGATCATACTCTCTGGAATTTTCGTTTTCCAAGCGAGTTCAAATTTTTCTGAAAATAAGATATGAGCATTAGTTTTACACAGAATCAGCAGACGAAATGAACAAAATAAGTACAAAAACATAGAGAAAGTAAAAGAGGAGAGAACTAATGTGTAATTGAATATGAAGTTTCAACAATTACATACTTCTTTATAGCATAGGCGAGTGTGAGCATACTATATAAGGTGGCAAAATGAATAAATGTACTTTTACATTTTTAATGACAGCAGAAAAGACTTTCTACAAGTTGATAATTTCAGCAGCAGTTAATTTGAAGTTCAAAATAGTAGCAGCACTCCCAAGATAAACTTAAAGGTAGTAGTAACATAAAATATAGGAGTCAAATAAAAATGCAAATATAACCAGGTCCTTAAAGTGCAATTTTGCTTTAAAAACTCTATCAAATTTAGCCTGCAACATAACATGGACGAAATAAATTGTATACTTTAAAATAATGTTCATAGATACTTAGACAATTAGCACTTACATTGTTATCTCCACCATGAACAGTGAAATTTGCATATGCTACCATATCATCAGCACAAACAATACCTTCAGCTTGTTGATCTGCATATACGAGATAAACCACTGTCTTCTTCACTGTGAATCCTAACCCCGCAACAACAACAATCTGCACTTTGTCACCGGCTTCAAGGATTGATGTTACCTTCTGCCACTCCTCATCTTTAAGTGAAGCCAGTGTATCTCCATCATAGACATAAGGGGTGGTTTTTGTGTGATTTATGATAaacagatttttgaaaatatgggcTTCTGACGGTACATTGTTTGGGGAAGAAGAATAGACTATACACAACAACACTGTCTTTAACTTACGCCCATTCACTTGAGGGAAATGGAAAGTTACAGAAGAATCTTCGCTACTGTATGCTAACCAATCAGGATTCTTGTTGCCAGGAAGCAAACAATCTCGAGGTACTCTGGCACTAAATTTCTGCACAATAAAAAAAACATACTTTAGAATTGGAATGTAAATATAAGGTGTAAATCTCATACAGTTAAAGTTTGAATCAAGTGAATAGGTTGACAATAGAGACAAACCTGAAAAATATTCTCTCTAAGTACCTCTGTGACAGCACAACTCATTCCCATTtggattaaaattaaattcaaggAAATTTCAGCTTCAATAATGTCATGTTTGCTGCAACAACCAGCTAATAATAAGGTACTCCTTTTTGAGACATTTGATGCACTTGATGTTACTATCATTTCATTGCAGTTTGTGACCTTAAAAGTATCAGAAGCTACATCTGCTATTTGAAGTTGTGAGCCACACTCCAGCCCAACATTCTGAACCAGTGGAAGCCCTCTGATGATGGATGATAGGCCTTGAGAATTAGACCATCAAAACTTATTTTAAGCTTCTTCTGTACATCATTGTTTGGAATAGTT from Arachis ipaensis cultivar K30076 chromosome B02, Araip1.1, whole genome shotgun sequence harbors:
- the LOC107625695 gene encoding uncharacterized protein LOC107625695, coding for MTYEGLILKNLSIINHTKITPYLYEGDTLLSLRDEDWQSVISNLEAGDKVQVVVVLGDGIIAKNTAVYLIHDELIDQNIDECQEDVIVNSMVVGKKEDASNVDDMRDKSFSVPAVDATPAISNKIPVSGTDKKVSVMDVSLLRSIL